The Haloplanus sp. GDY1 genomic sequence GGCGGCGAGCGGACCGCGGGAGTGGTGCGTGCCTACGACCGCCACGCGGGCGACCGGCTGTGGACCCACACCGTCCGGACGAGGCGGGGGGTCGGCGGGGTGGCGCTCGTCGGTGACCGCGTGGTGGTCGCCGCGGGCACGTCGGTGTACGAGTTGTCGTAGGTCACCCCGCCGGTCGCGCGGGTGGTCGACTTGATTCCCCCCTGATTCGAATCGACCGGGCGAGTGGTCCGACGGCCGACTCCCTCGTCGCTACGCTCCTCCGTCGTGATGGCCGTCAGAATATAGCGGGAGGTAGATTTGAACTACCGATCTCCGGGTTATGAGCCCGGCGGAATCTCCTGGCTATCCCATCCCGCTACCGGAATCGAATCCGGTCGCGGCATTAAGGGTTGTGATTCGCGTGCCGGACGGGAGTTCAGTCGGCGCCGACGCGCCACGTGAACAGTCCCTCGGTCAGGTAGTTCAGCAACATGCCACAGCCGATGCCGATGGCGTTGGCCACCGTCGGCCAGAGGTCCGCGCCGGCGACGTAGAGCGTGACGTCCGTCCACGCGGTCAGCGCCGTCAGGACGGCGAAGCCGACGAGCAGGCCGCCCGCCCGGACCAGATGTGACTTCAGGTAGCGCCGACCGCGGGGAAGCCAGCCGTCGGCGCCGGCCTCGGAGAAGGTCCACCGGTCGTTGATCAGGAACATCAGGGTGATGGACACCTCGGCGCCGACGGCCTTGGCGACCTGCGGGAGGGTGCCGTACCCCGCCGTCAGAACCGCGACGACGATGGTCTCGGCGGTGGCGCCGACGGCGCCGACGGAGACGAACTGGCCGAAGCGAAGCCCCGAGTACAGTTCCTCGAGTTTGCCCAGCCCGCCGTTCATCGGTGGTCTCGGTCGACGAGCGCGGGCGTCGAGTCCCGTGGCCGGTCCAGCAGTGCGTGCAGGCGGTCGTTCCGCAGCAGGCGCGCCCGGTGGCGGGAGACGACGAGGCCGCGGGCCAGACGGAGCGTCGTCCGCACGGGCGAGACGGTGGATTCGGGGCGGTCCTCCCAGACGACGGGCACCTCGACGATCCGACAGCCGACGGCGTCCGCGACGGCGATCAGTTCGATGTCCCACGCGAACCCCGGTTCGTGGAGGTGCGGGCGGATCCGCGTCCAGGCGTCGTTGGTGAGCGCCTTCGCCCCGCACTGGTAGTCGTGGAGGGGGACGTCGAGGAGGCGACGGGCCAGCCACGCGAAGCCGTCGCCGAGGTACCGGCGCGCGACGGTCTGGTGGGACTCGACGGTCGCGTCGGGGTGGCGGCGCGACCCCGCGGCGAGGTCGGCATCCCCCGATTCGACCGGCCGGATCACGTCCGCGATTGACGACGCCGGGGTGCTGCCGTCGGCGTCCGCGAAGGCCACCACGTCCGTCGAGAGCGCCTCGAACCCCGCGGTGATCGCCGCGCCCTTCCCCCGCCGTGTCGACGCCTCGTGGAGGGTGACCGGGAGCGCCTCGATCCGGTCGCGGACCCCGGGGTCCGCGGCGTCGAGTTCGACGCGGATCGTCTCGGGGGCGACCGCCTCGTGGAGGGCCTCGACGTAGGCTTCGAGGCGGTCGACGTCCGGGTGGTAGGCGGGGATCACCACCCCGACGGAGCGGGTCATGGGATCCTCTTTCGCGACGGTGGTAAAAAACCGAACGACTTCGCCTCCCCGACCCACACCACAAACGGTTTAGTGTCGGTGGATCGACCGTCCGACAGATGGAGTACGGGCTCGTCCTCCGCTGGCTGGTTCTCTACGGGATCCTCGGGGCGCTCGGCCGTCCGGTCGCGGCCCGCCTGTTCGCGACGCTCCCCGGTCGCGGCGCCGGCTTCGGCCTCCCGACGGCGCTCGTCGTCCTCGGCACCGTCGTCTACTGGGTCGGCCACCTCACCTTCGGCCCCCTCGCGCTCGCGGCGGGGGCCGTCGCCCTCGCCGGCCTCGCCCTCCTCACCGCGCTCGACCGCGAGGCGCTCCTCGACCGCCGGATCGGACTCGCCGACGGCGTCCGTCCCGACCGCCGGACCGCCGAGGCGGCCGTCGTCTTCGTCACCGCCTTCGCCCTCCTCGTCGCCGTCCGCGCCGTCGACCCGGCGGTCTACCCCATCGGCGGCGAGAAGTTCCTCGACTTCGGCCTCCTGCAGTCCCTCGACCGCGCCACCCGGCTCCCGCCCGAAGACATGTGGTTCGCGAACGAGCCGGTCGCCTACTACTACGGCGGCCACCTCCTGACGGCGACGCTCGCCGACCTCACGAGCACGGCGCCACGGTACGCCTACAACCTCTCGCTCGCCGGCTTCTACGCGACGCTGGTGACCGCCGCGTACGGCCTCGCCGGCGCCATCGCCCGCGACCGCGCCGGGTCGTGGCGCCTCGCCGGCCTCGCCGCGGCCTTCTTCGTCGGCCTCGCGAGCAACCTCGTCACCGTCTCGCGACTCGTCGTCGCCGTCCTCCCGGGGCCGCTCCGGACGGCCGCCGCGGACGTCGTCGCCGCCCGGACCCGCTACTCGACCGAGGCCGTGCTCTCCGGGTTCGAATCGTTCTCCTACTGGACCGCCAGCCGCGTCATCCCCGGGACGATCAACGAGTTCCCCCTGTTCGCGTGGCTGAACGGCGACCTCCACGCACACATGATGGGCACGCCCTTCCTCCTCCTGGGCGCCGGCCTCGCCTTCGCCCTCTACCGGACGCCGGCGGCCGACGTCCGCCGCCGGCGCGCCCTCGCGTTCGTCGCGGTACCCGTCCTCGCCGGCTTCCAGGCCGTCGTCGACACCTGGAGTTTCCCCTCCCTGTTCGGGCTGCTCTTTCTCGCACTCGCACTCGACGACGCGGAGCCGTGGACCGTCCTCTCGGCGCGCGTGGCGCGGTGGCGGGGGGCGCGCGACCCCGGCCCCGGACCGCTGACGGCCGAACTCGAACGTCTCGCCGGCTCGCTCGCCGTCGCCGTCGTCGCGGGCGCCCTCGGTGCCCTCCTCGCCGCGCCCTTCCTGCTCGGGGCCGCCGGCGGCCGCGAGGTGGCGATCCTGGCGGCCGCCGAGCGGTCCAGCCTCCCGGCGCTCCTTTTGGTTCACGGCGGGTTCGTCGCCGTCTTCGTCGCCTACCTGCTTGATCGGCTGTCCGTCGACCGGGTGCTCGCGCCGCTGCTCGGCCTCGGCGCCCTCGGCGTCCTCGCCCTGACGGCCGACCTCGCCGTCGCGCTCGTCGTCGGCCCGCTCCTGATCGTCGGGTGGGCCGCCAGCCGCACCGACCGTCCGGTCGGCTTCGAGACGGTGCTGATCGTCGCCGGCGCGGGGCTGGTCGGCATCGTCGAACTCGTCTACGTCCGCGAACTCGCCGGGCCGCTCCGCATGAACACGGTGTTCAAGACCTACTCGCAGGTGTGGGTGCTGTGGGGCGTGGCCGCCGGCGTCGCCCTGCCGGCGTTCGTCCGCTGGCCGGGCGGCGCCTCGGTGCCCGGCACCCGCGCCCGCTGGCTCAGAGCCGGCCTCGCCGTCGCCGTCGTCCTCGCGACGGTGCCCTACGCGGGGCTGGCGCTCCCGGCGCACTTCGGCGGCCCCGCCGATCCGACGCTCGACGCCACCCGGTTCGTCGAGCGCGAACACCCCGCGGAGGCGCCCGCCATCGCCTACGTCGACGACCTGTCGGGACAGCCGACGCTCCTCTCGGCGCCGGCGACGAGTCGGTATCCCGGCCCCGAGCGCGACGCCCCCGCGCCGCCCGGCATGTACAGTTGGGATTCGAGTCCGGCCGCCAGCCTCACCGGCGTGCCGACCGTCGCGGGCTGGCACCACGAGGTGGGGTATCGCGGCCGGGAGCCCTACCTCACGCGCGTCCGCGACGTCGACGACGCGTACACCGGCCCGCCCGAGCGCACCGTCGACGTACTCGAACGCTACGGCGTCGACTACGTGTGGGTCGGACCGGCCGAGCGAGCGCGCTACGGCGACGTCACGTTCGCCGGCGTCTCGGGGCTGACGCCGGTGTTCGAGAACGAGGCGGTGACGGTCTATCGGGTCGACGAGGGGGAACTGGGCGTTGCGTGAGCGACCGTCGCCCTCACTCGCCGCGCGCGCTGATCACGTCGAGCGAGTCGGCGTCGACGGCGTCCACGTCGAGCCAGTGGGGGACGTACTGTCGCTTCTCGAAGGCCTCGCGCTCGTCTGGGGTTCCGATGGTACACCAGAGCTGTACCTCCTCGGGGCCGTGGTAGTCGCCCTGTCGCTGGATGGCGAAACAGACCTGCTCCTCGCCGTCGTAGTCGATGACGGCGTCCTTTCGGATGCCGGGGTCGCCCCTGACGATGAGCTGTTGCATGGGCGTCGCTTCGGCCAGTCCGGGCTTAATCGCTTCGATGGCGGGCGACGGGGACGGGAACGGAGACGGGTTCATGCCCACGGGACGCCTACGACTCCCCATGCTCCCACCGATCGCCGACCGCTTCGTCGCGGGCGAGACGGCCGACGGCGCCGTCGAACACGTCCGGTCGCTCGCGGCCGACGGCATCGGCGGCATCGTGAACCACCTCGGCGAACACCACGAGACCCCCGAGGCGGCCGCCGCGGACGCCGACGCCTACCTCACCCTCGTCGAGCGACTGGCCGACGCCGACGTGACGCCCCACCCCGCCATCTCGATCAAGCCCTCGCAGGTCGGCCTCGGCGTCGACGAGGACTGCTTCCGCCGGAATCTGGACCGCGTCGTCGACGCCGCGGCCGACGCCGGCGTCTTCGTCTGGCTGGACATGGAGGACCACGGGACCACCGACGCCACGATCGACGCCTACGAGGCGCTCTCCCGGACCCACCCGGGCGGGGTCGGCGTCTGCCTGCAGGCCAACCTCCGGCGGACGCCCGACGACGTGGCGCGACTGGCGGACACGGACGGCGCGATCCGGCTGGTGAAGGGGGCGTACGACGAACCGGCCGACCTCGCCCACCGCGACCGGGCGGCCGTCGACGCCGCCTACCGCGACCTGCTCCGGCGACTGTTCGCCGACTGCACCGTCGGCGTCGCGGTGGCGACCCACGACGAGGCGCTGATCGAACTCGCGGCCGACCTCGGGGCGCGACACGACCGCGCGTTCGAGTTCCAGATGCTGATGGGCGTCCGCGAGGGGCGCCAGCGCGAACTCGCGGCGACGCACCGCGTGGCCCAGTACGTCCCGTACGGGTCGGCGTGGGCCGCCTACTTCTACCGCCGGGTTCGGGAGCGCCGCGAGAACCTCGCCTTCGCGGTGCGGGCGGTGCTGAGTTCGCTCCGCTCCTGACAGCGAATTTAACTTCCCGCGTCACCAAGCGCCGTGGATGACGGACGAACCGATACGCGGCGGGTACGTCGACGGCGACTGGATCGGGGCCGAGAACCGGGAGACGTTCGCGAGCGCGAACCCGGCGACGGGCGAGACGATCGCGACCGTCGCGACGGCGACGGCGACGGACGTGGCCGCGGCGGTGAGCGCAGCCGAGACCGCCCAACCGGCGTGGCGCGATCGGTCGTACGTCGACCGCGCGCGCTACCTGTGGGCGGTCCACGACCGCCTCCGCGAGCGCAAGGCCGAACTCGGCGAACTCGTCACCCGGGAGTGTGGCAAGGAGATCGACGAGGGACTGGCCGACGTCGAGGAGGCCATCCACATGGTCGAGTGGGCGGCCGGCAACGCCCGCCACCCCCACGGCGACGTGGTGCCGAGCGAACTCCCGGGCCGGGACGCGTACATGCGGCGCCGACCCCGCGGCGTCGTCGGCTCCATCACCCCCTGGAACTTCCCGATTGCCATCCCCTTCTGGCACGTCGCGGTGACGCTCGTCGAGGGGAACACGGTGGTCTGGAAGCCCGCGGAGCAGACGCCCCGGTGTGGCGAGGTCGTCGCGGAACTGTTCGCGGCGGCCGGGATCCCGGACGGCGTCTTCAACCTCGTGCAGGGCGCCGCCGAGACGGGGCGGGCCGTCGTCGAGGACGACCGGGTCGACACCGTCCTCTTCACCGGGTCGGCGGCGGTCGGCCACGACATCGACGCGACGCTCGGGGGCGTCGCCGGCCGGGACTGCAGTCTGGAGATGGGCGGGAAAAACGCCGTCGTCGTGACCGACCGCGCGGACCTCGACGTCGCGCTCAACGCGGCGGTGCTGTCGGCGTTCAAGACCACGGGCCAGCGCTGCGTCTCCGCGGAGCGCCTGATCGTCCACGAGGACGTCTACGACGAGTTCCGCGACCGCTTCGTCGACGCCGCCTCGCGGGTCGCGGTCGGCGACCCCCTCGACGAGGGGACGTTCATGGGGCCGCTGATCGACGAGTCGGCCGTCGAGAAGTTCCACGAGTACAACGCCCTCGCCCGCGAGGAGGGAGCGACGGTCCTCGTCGACCGCGCGACCCTCGACGGCGCGGAGGCGGGGTCGGGAGGGAGCCGTGGGGCGTCCGGCGACGCCGACGCGGTGCCGGCGGGCCACGAGGCCGGCCACTGGGTCGGCCCGTTCGTCTACGAACTCCCCTTCGACCCCGAGAGTCGCGTCCTGAGCGAGGAGGTGTTCGGCCCACACGTCGCCCTGATCCCCTACAGCGGCGGCATCGAGCGCGCGGTCGAGATTCACGACGCCGTCGACTACGGCCTCGCGGGCGCCGTCGTCAGCGAGGACTACCGACAGCTCAACTACTACCGGGATCACGCGACGGCGGGGCTGGCCTACGCGAACCTGCCCTGCATCGGCGCCGAGGTGCAACTCCCCTTCGGCGGCCTCGGCAAGTCGGGGAAGGGGTCGCCGTCCGCCCGCGAGGTGATCGAGGCGGTCACCGAGCGCACGGCGTGGACGGTGAACAACGACCCGGAGGTGTCGCTGGCACAGGGGCTGTCGGCCGACCTCCGGTTCGAGGAGGAGTGATACGGGTTATTGGAAGCCAGTACCGGTGGGTCGCCGGATCGTCTCGGCGGCCCACCGGTAGACAGTTACAATAAGCCGTATGAGGGCAGGGAGTTAAAATAGGACGACCCGGTACACCGGGGTATGGCGAAGTATTCCACGGGCTCCGGCGGGGGCGGTGACGACGGCGACGCCTGCGAACTCTGCGGTCGCGAGACGTCGTCGCTCGAACGCGCGAACGTCGCGGGCGCGAGCCTGCTGGTCTGCTCGGAGTGTGCGCCACACGGCGAATCGAGCGGGGGGCGCGGGTCGGAGTCGGGATCCGGATCGGGATCCGGATCACGGACCGACGCCGACGAACCCAGCCGCCGGAAGCGCGCGGCCCGGAACACCGCCCGCATCTACGACGCCTCCCGGGGCGACACGAAACGCTGGGAGGAGGAGGGCACCGACTACGAGGCCGACCGCCTGCCCTACCTCGTCTCGGG encodes the following:
- a CDS encoding helix-turn-helix domain-containing protein; amino-acid sequence: MAKYSTGSGGGGDDGDACELCGRETSSLERANVAGASLLVCSECAPHGESSGGRGSESGSGSGSGSRTDADEPSRRKRAARNTARIYDASRGDTKRWEEEGTDYEADRLPYLVSGYGERVETARQDAGLTVEELAAELDADEDDVLALEQGRATRAGVGGSLVRAVEERLGIELVDE
- a CDS encoding aldehyde dehydrogenase family protein, with the translated sequence MTDEPIRGGYVDGDWIGAENRETFASANPATGETIATVATATATDVAAAVSAAETAQPAWRDRSYVDRARYLWAVHDRLRERKAELGELVTRECGKEIDEGLADVEEAIHMVEWAAGNARHPHGDVVPSELPGRDAYMRRRPRGVVGSITPWNFPIAIPFWHVAVTLVEGNTVVWKPAEQTPRCGEVVAELFAAAGIPDGVFNLVQGAAETGRAVVEDDRVDTVLFTGSAAVGHDIDATLGGVAGRDCSLEMGGKNAVVVTDRADLDVALNAAVLSAFKTTGQRCVSAERLIVHEDVYDEFRDRFVDAASRVAVGDPLDEGTFMGPLIDESAVEKFHEYNALAREEGATVLVDRATLDGAEAGSGGSRGASGDADAVPAGHEAGHWVGPFVYELPFDPESRVLSEEVFGPHVALIPYSGGIERAVEIHDAVDYGLAGAVVSEDYRQLNYYRDHATAGLAYANLPCIGAEVQLPFGGLGKSGKGSPSAREVIEAVTERTAWTVNNDPEVSLAQGLSADLRFEEE
- a CDS encoding glycosyltransferase, with the protein product MTRSVGVVIPAYHPDVDRLEAYVEALHEAVAPETIRVELDAADPGVRDRIEALPVTLHEASTRRGKGAAITAGFEALSTDVVAFADADGSTPASSIADVIRPVESGDADLAAGSRRHPDATVESHQTVARRYLGDGFAWLARRLLDVPLHDYQCGAKALTNDAWTRIRPHLHEPGFAWDIELIAVADAVGCRIVEVPVVWEDRPESTVSPVRTTLRLARGLVVSRHRARLLRNDRLHALLDRPRDSTPALVDRDHR
- a CDS encoding proline dehydrogenase family protein: MLPPIADRFVAGETADGAVEHVRSLAADGIGGIVNHLGEHHETPEAAAADADAYLTLVERLADADVTPHPAISIKPSQVGLGVDEDCFRRNLDRVVDAAADAGVFVWLDMEDHGTTDATIDAYEALSRTHPGGVGVCLQANLRRTPDDVARLADTDGAIRLVKGAYDEPADLAHRDRAAVDAAYRDLLRRLFADCTVGVAVATHDEALIELAADLGARHDRAFEFQMLMGVREGRQRELAATHRVAQYVPYGSAWAAYFYRRVRERRENLAFAVRAVLSSLRS
- a CDS encoding HAH_0734 family protein — encoded protein: MQQLIVRGDPGIRKDAVIDYDGEEQVCFAIQRQGDYHGPEEVQLWCTIGTPDEREAFEKRQYVPHWLDVDAVDADSLDVISARGE
- a CDS encoding DUF2298 domain-containing protein, producing MEYGLVLRWLVLYGILGALGRPVAARLFATLPGRGAGFGLPTALVVLGTVVYWVGHLTFGPLALAAGAVALAGLALLTALDREALLDRRIGLADGVRPDRRTAEAAVVFVTAFALLVAVRAVDPAVYPIGGEKFLDFGLLQSLDRATRLPPEDMWFANEPVAYYYGGHLLTATLADLTSTAPRYAYNLSLAGFYATLVTAAYGLAGAIARDRAGSWRLAGLAAAFFVGLASNLVTVSRLVVAVLPGPLRTAAADVVAARTRYSTEAVLSGFESFSYWTASRVIPGTINEFPLFAWLNGDLHAHMMGTPFLLLGAGLAFALYRTPAADVRRRRALAFVAVPVLAGFQAVVDTWSFPSLFGLLFLALALDDAEPWTVLSARVARWRGARDPGPGPLTAELERLAGSLAVAVVAGALGALLAAPFLLGAAGGREVAILAAAERSSLPALLLVHGGFVAVFVAYLLDRLSVDRVLAPLLGLGALGVLALTADLAVALVVGPLLIVGWAASRTDRPVGFETVLIVAGAGLVGIVELVYVRELAGPLRMNTVFKTYSQVWVLWGVAAGVALPAFVRWPGGASVPGTRARWLRAGLAVAVVLATVPYAGLALPAHFGGPADPTLDATRFVEREHPAEAPAIAYVDDLSGQPTLLSAPATSRYPGPERDAPAPPGMYSWDSSPAASLTGVPTVAGWHHEVGYRGREPYLTRVRDVDDAYTGPPERTVDVLERYGVDYVWVGPAERARYGDVTFAGVSGLTPVFENEAVTVYRVDEGELGVA
- a CDS encoding GtrA family protein, which encodes MNGGLGKLEELYSGLRFGQFVSVGAVGATAETIVVAVLTAGYGTLPQVAKAVGAEVSITLMFLINDRWTFSEAGADGWLPRGRRYLKSHLVRAGGLLVGFAVLTALTAWTDVTLYVAGADLWPTVANAIGIGCGMLLNYLTEGLFTWRVGAD